The following are encoded together in the Phragmites australis chromosome 19, lpPhrAust1.1, whole genome shotgun sequence genome:
- the LOC133900977 gene encoding uncharacterized protein LOC133900977 has translation MGFLETVQWWEEWQLRVLVLASLFLHCFLFFSAYLRKRRIPPWLRFLIWLAYLGSDAVAIYALAALFNRHKKQEWVSTHRSSSSMQVLWAPILLLHLGGQDGITSYNIEDNELWRRHVLSAVSQVIVVMYVLWKSPPGDGEIFAAMILVNVGIVKCLLKPWDLKRVSINSLVDSSSSEDNGEISSLHEYIRAATQYFQAGHGGQPSHSSEGNKVEFEKPYDLFVDLAPPYSHRLSCLWHFVRNRDKAHRLLQYGLSVTFDRLYTKESLLHNGSVYKFKLRDYISYIRSLAAGSIISAIVSFHGSNKEAYDRTDVNITYALLYFTAVLEIVIPYVMYFNRCYEWFGERRWPDQVAQYNLIGYLARNKKHSWFRKLAALLVCKDYIDHLWWCTRPSKSSRDITELVHGYVTKGWTDHHIKDVATYRAFNDNRGKWTIGREQCTINLELSIRRPFDESVLIWHLATDFCFYQTSQSPSIADGRRCREMSNYMAYLLFVNPEMLMTGARRSLLKAAYRKLKDMLKEYTPLDEKELAHTIIQRVKDTEGSGIVYDAWCLANDLMDLHMEDEEKMWRVIQGVWVEMLCFSAGRCRGYLHAKSLGNGGEYLSYVWLLLSFMGMETLAERMQRTELCEGATTAGPTWASPTLAGDENV, from the exons ATGGGTTTCTTGGAGACAGTGCAATGGTGGGAGGAGTGGCAGCTGCGCGTCCTCGTCCTAGCCAGCCTCTTCCTGCAttgctttctcttcttctctgcatACTTGCGTAAGCGCCGTATCCCGCCTTGGTTGAGATTCTTAATCTGGCTGGCCTACCTGGGCAGCGATGCCGTAGCGATTTACGCGCTGGCCGCCCTCTTCAACCGCCACAAGAAGCAGGAATGGGTATCCACACATCGCAGTAGCTCTAGCATGCAGGTGTTGTGGGCACCAATCCTCTTGTTGCACCTCGGCGGCCAAGATGGCATAACTTCCTATAACATCGAAGACAACGAGCTATGGAGGCGGCATGTCCTATCAGCAGTGTCTCAG GTCATTGTTGTAATGTATGTGCTTTGGAAGTCGCCGCCAGGAGATGGTGAAATCTTTGCAGCGATGATTTTGGTTAACGTTGGGATTGTCAAATGCTTATTGAAGCCATGGGATTTGAAGAGAGTTAGCATCAATAGCCTCGTGGACTCTTCTAGTTCAGAAGATAATGGCGAGATTAGTTCGCTTCACGAGTACATACGAGCTGCAACGCAGTATTTTCAAGCCGGCCATGGAGGTCAGCCATCTCATAGTAGTGAAGGCAATAAAGTGGAATTTGAGAAGCCCTATGATCTATTCGTAGACCTCGCACCCCCTTATTCCCATCGGCTTAGCTGCCTCTGGCACTTCGTGCGTAATCGAGACAAAGCGCATCGTTTGCTACAGTATGGCCTCTCTGTAACGTTCGATCGACTCTACACCAAGGAATCACTGCTGCACAATGGTTCCGTGTACAAGTTCAAGCTGCGTGACTATATTTCCTATATACGGTCACTAGCCGCAGGCTCCATAATATCGGCCATTGTGAGTTTTCACGGGAGCAATAAAGAAGCTTACGACCGCACCGATGTCAACATCACATATGCCTTGCTATACTTCACTGCTGTTCTGGAAATCGTTATACCTTATGTGATGTATTTTAACAGATGCTATGAATGGTTTGGCGAGCGACGATGGCCCGATCAAGTTGCCCAGTACAACCTCATAGGGTACTTGGCCCGCAACAAGAAGCATTCCTGGTTCAGGAAGCTCGCGGCCTTGCTGGTCTGCAAGGACTACATCGACCATCTCTGGTGGTGCACGAGGCCATCCAAGTCGTCCCGTGACATCACCGAGCTCGTCCATGGCTACGTCACAAAAGGGTGGACGGATCATCACATAAAGGATGTGGCCACCTACAGGGCGTTCAATGACAACCGGGGCAAGTGGACTATCGGGAGAGAGCAGTGCACCATAAACCTAGAGCTAAGCATACGGAGGCCGTTCGACGAGAGCGTCCTCATCTGGCACCTCGCCACAGATTTCTGCTTCTACCAGACGTCCCAGTCTCCCTCCATTGCAGATGGCCGTCGCTGCAGGGAGATGTCCAACTACATGGCGTACCTTCTGTTCGTCAACCCAGAGATGCTAATGACCGGCGCTAGGCGTAGCCTGCTCAAAGCTGCGTATAGGAAGCTCAAGGACATGCTCAAGGAGTACACACCACTGGATGAGAAAGAACTCGCCCATACGATAATTCAACGGGTCAAGGACACAGAGGGTTCAGGCATTGTTTATGATGCTTGGTGCCTCGCTAATGATCTCATGGATTTACACATGGAGGACGAGGAGAAAATGTGGAGGGTGATCCAGGGCGTGTGGGTGGAGATGCTCTGCTTCTCTGCCGGCAGGTGCAGAGGGTACCTGCACGCCAAGAGCTTGGGCAATGGCGGGGAGTACCTCTCCTATGTCTGGCTCCTCCTGTCGTTCATGGGGATGGAGACCTTGgcagagaggatgcagaggacaGAGCTGTGTGAGGGGGCCACAACCGCAGGCCCAACATGGGCTTCACCAACGCTCGCCGGTGACGAGAATGTTTGA